From the genome of Spirochaetales bacterium:
ATCAGATAGGTAAAAGCATGTAAATGCTGATATGCTAAATAGGATTTTCCCCTATTTTATATATGTCTGAATGGGGATACTATAATGATAACGGGAAACATATATATGAGTATGTACGGCGTTGATAAAAATAAAGCGTTTCTCATCATTTCCTCCTCCCCCGATGTCTGCGGGCATTACAGAACGATGATAGAGCGGGAGAAGGATTTCGCCGTGGTATCGGTTTCATATCCGGAATCCGCTTTTGATATCCTTTTACAGCATACGGTCGATTTCGCGGTGTTCACCATGGATGCCTGTTCCGATTCGATCCTTTCCTTTTTGGCCGCATTGAGAAAGGATTACCCGGCAATACCGGTGCTGGTCATCACCGGCGATCATGGCGCGGTATGTGTCGACGATGTCTGCCGGGCCGGCGCGGACGGATTCCTTCTAAAACACGATGAATCGCTTCTCATTCCCGCCGTCCGCACCATTCTTTCCGGAAAGCGGTATATCAGCGAGATCGCATTGAACATTTCGCTCCAGCGGCGCCTTATGGGGTGCACGGATACCTATAATCAGAAAGTGATCGATTATTCATTCGAGGGGCATGAAGTATATCAGCTCGCGACAAGAGGGTTCGGTACGGATAAAATCGCCGAAATTCTCAACATCAGCAGGGAAAAGGTCATTTCACATACGAGGCGGCTGGCGAATAAAACCTATAATGTCTGTTCCGCGAAATAAAGGGGATGCAATGGCCGGTTGTACGGGAGGAGGCGGACGACACATCCATGAATAAATATTTTTTGTCTCTATTGTCTTCGGCACGGCGAT
Proteins encoded in this window:
- a CDS encoding response regulator transcription factor; the protein is MSMYGVDKNKAFLIISSSPDVCGHYRTMIEREKDFAVVSVSYPESAFDILLQHTVDFAVFTMDACSDSILSFLAALRKDYPAIPVLVITGDHGAVCVDDVCRAGADGFLLKHDESLLIPAVRTILSGKRYISEIALNISLQRRLMGCTDTYNQKVIDYSFEGHEVYQLATRGFGTDKIAEILNISREKVISHTRRLANKTYNVCSAK